The proteins below are encoded in one region of Cellvibrio zantedeschiae:
- the gspE gene encoding type II secretion system ATPase GspE — translation MIVVNSDAIVTDAAEIIDLEAVAPVNPAAVTAEEDEADSYRLPFSFASAQGVMLADAESKLVLHRPGLTLDVLLELQRYLGEGFTLEEIPAEEFQKRLTKDYQSGDGAAQRAVEDLGAEFDLSSMAEDLAERTDLLAGDDDAPIIRLINAILSQAVREGASDIHLEPFEDRVSVRFRIDGVLNEVLSPKPELAPVLVSRLKVMARLDIAEKRLPQDGRITVRLAGHAVDIRVSTIPSAFGERIVLRLLDQSAGQLSLDQLMMPKAVQEKLSRALLKPHGIILVTGPTGSGKTTTLYSGLSHINSRSRNILTIEDPVEYLLPGIGQTQVNPKVEMTFARGLRAILRQDPDVVMVGEIRDGETAEIAIQASLTGHLVLSTLHTNTAIGAVLRLKDMGVEPFLLASSLEVVMAQRLVRLLCNHCKESYMPVDSERSMLKLPENTPIFRPVGCHHCNNQGYRGRKGIYELIEINERLRHLIHEQAGEQELLAEARKHSLSISDDGRQCVLDGITSMEEVLRVTTQL, via the coding sequence ATGATTGTGGTCAATTCAGATGCAATAGTGACTGATGCCGCCGAGATTATCGATTTGGAAGCCGTGGCACCTGTAAATCCCGCGGCAGTTACTGCGGAAGAAGATGAGGCAGATAGCTATCGCCTGCCGTTTAGTTTTGCCTCGGCGCAGGGCGTGATGCTGGCTGATGCGGAGAGCAAACTGGTATTGCATCGCCCCGGGTTAACGCTGGATGTATTATTGGAGTTGCAGCGCTATTTGGGCGAAGGTTTTACGCTGGAGGAAATTCCTGCGGAAGAATTCCAAAAACGCCTGACCAAAGATTATCAAAGTGGCGACGGCGCAGCCCAACGCGCGGTGGAAGACCTGGGCGCGGAGTTCGATTTGTCTTCCATGGCGGAAGATTTGGCCGAGCGCACCGACTTGCTTGCGGGCGACGACGATGCGCCGATTATCCGTTTAATTAACGCCATTCTCTCGCAAGCGGTGCGCGAAGGCGCTTCCGATATCCACCTTGAGCCTTTTGAAGACCGCGTATCAGTTCGCTTCCGTATCGATGGCGTGCTGAACGAAGTTTTATCGCCAAAGCCGGAGCTAGCGCCAGTTTTGGTTTCGCGTTTAAAAGTAATGGCGCGTTTGGATATCGCTGAAAAACGCCTGCCACAAGACGGTCGTATTACCGTTCGCCTGGCAGGTCATGCGGTGGATATTCGTGTATCTACCATTCCATCTGCTTTCGGTGAACGTATTGTATTGCGTTTGTTGGATCAGTCGGCAGGGCAGCTTTCGCTCGATCAGCTGATGATGCCGAAAGCCGTGCAGGAAAAACTCAGCCGTGCTTTGCTCAAACCCCACGGCATTATTCTGGTTACGGGCCCAACCGGTTCCGGTAAAACCACCACGCTCTATTCTGGCTTGAGCCATATCAACAGCCGCAGCCGCAATATCCTCACTATTGAAGACCCGGTGGAATATTTGCTGCCGGGTATAGGTCAAACGCAAGTAAATCCCAAAGTGGAAATGACGTTTGCCCGTGGTCTGCGCGCAATTCTTCGTCAAGACCCGGATGTGGTGATGGTGGGCGAGATCCGCGATGGTGAGACGGCAGAGATTGCCATCCAGGCGTCGCTCACTGGTCACTTGGTGTTATCAACACTCCACACTAATACCGCCATTGGTGCGGTCTTGCGTTTAAAAGATATGGGTGTTGAGCCGTTCTTGTTGGCTTCGAGTCTTGAGGTGGTCATGGCGCAACGTCTGGTGCGCTTGCTGTGTAATCACTGTAAAGAATCCTATATGCCGGTGGATTCCGAGCGCTCCATGCTCAAATTGCCGGAAAACACCCCCATTTTCCGCCCAGTGGGTTGTCACCACTGTAACAACCAAGGCTATCGTGGCCGAAAAGGTATCTACGAATTGATTGAGATTAACGAGCGCTTGCGCCATCTCATTCACGAACAAGCCGGTGAGCAAGAGCTGCTTGCCGAAGCGCGTAAACACAGTCTTTCTATTAGTGATGATGGCCGTCAGTGTGTTCTGGATGGCATCACGAGCATGGAAGAAGTGCTACGCGTAACAACCCAACTTTAG
- the gspC gene encoding type II secretion system protein GspC has protein sequence MLVNRSSINRFAVPQTRAEWEQVFARFVALLARVPLSSWQFLARFLLVLSLSVSLARLFWLLLPTPVIPAATVAIPTVTAQVESNNSAVNIEQLKTLAVFGKAEAPKQDQPAVIETQATVTQLNLILVGVIVSSDENAARAMIAAGDKQDLYAVGTALPVGNNVTLSKVMNDRVIINNNGQYESLFLYQNDPNAPPISQASPQQTTIQQIAPQQSYPSGRPGPGPEMQSPAEGGRDPALAEVSRNLSDVLAMSIERDRQSGQVIGYKIRPGRDAEKFRSLGLQTDDVVTAINGMPLTNPAKIMEVYKNMGNTTSASLEIKRGGSLITVDVVLQ, from the coding sequence ATGTTAGTTAATCGGTCATCTATCAACCGGTTTGCCGTGCCGCAAACCCGCGCAGAATGGGAGCAAGTTTTTGCCCGATTCGTTGCTTTGCTCGCGCGAGTGCCGCTGAGTAGCTGGCAGTTTTTGGCTCGTTTTTTATTAGTGCTGAGTTTAAGTGTAAGTTTGGCGCGCCTCTTTTGGTTGCTGCTTCCCACTCCTGTAATCCCCGCTGCAACAGTAGCCATTCCCACGGTAACCGCCCAGGTAGAGTCTAATAACTCTGCTGTTAATATCGAGCAACTAAAAACCCTGGCGGTTTTTGGTAAGGCCGAAGCACCCAAGCAAGACCAGCCAGCGGTTATTGAAACCCAGGCGACTGTGACTCAACTCAATTTGATTTTAGTGGGAGTGATTGTTAGCAGCGATGAAAACGCGGCGCGCGCCATGATTGCCGCTGGCGATAAACAGGATCTTTATGCAGTAGGTACTGCGCTACCCGTAGGCAACAACGTCACGCTCTCCAAGGTGATGAACGACAGGGTCATTATTAATAATAACGGCCAATACGAATCCCTGTTTCTTTATCAAAATGACCCCAATGCTCCGCCCATTTCGCAGGCGTCTCCGCAACAAACTACGATTCAACAAATAGCTCCACAGCAATCTTATCCATCGGGACGCCCGGGCCCCGGACCGGAAATGCAATCGCCTGCGGAGGGTGGTCGTGATCCGGCACTGGCTGAAGTGAGCCGCAATCTTTCCGATGTATTGGCGATGAGTATTGAGCGTGATCGTCAAAGTGGGCAGGTTATTGGATATAAAATTCGCCCTGGCCGCGACGCAGAAAAATTCAGATCTTTGGGTTTGCAAACCGATGATGTAGTCACGGCGATTAACGGCATGCCTTTAACAAATCCCGCCAAGATTATGGAAGTGTATAAAAATATGGGCAATACCACCTCAGCAAGTCTTGAAATCAAGCGCGGTGGTAGTCTTATAACAGTTGATGTAGTGCTCCAGTAA
- a CDS encoding prepilin-type N-terminal cleavage/methylation domain-containing protein has protein sequence MIRHGHLGSVRGFTLIEIMIVVFIIGLMATVITLSVGEDKSKAAPRLEAQAFMQAVGFVSEFAALNGEVVAMFISPRESSDSLGKYWCYNWQRYRDNAWVKLPEDSLSEHCMDERVQWELVVEGHLYTYDPDLETQPPVLVFSPSGEATPVEMALFEQGTGTNTEAQHIEIDMMGNSHWREEDEAQKSNEAVR, from the coding sequence GTGATTCGGCACGGGCATTTAGGGTCGGTCAGGGGCTTTACCCTGATCGAAATCATGATAGTGGTATTTATCATTGGCTTAATGGCGACCGTCATTACCCTATCGGTCGGTGAAGATAAAAGTAAGGCCGCGCCGCGCCTTGAAGCGCAAGCCTTTATGCAAGCCGTGGGGTTTGTAAGTGAGTTTGCTGCCTTGAATGGCGAGGTGGTGGCGATGTTTATTAGCCCGCGTGAATCCAGCGATTCGCTCGGCAAATATTGGTGTTACAACTGGCAACGTTACCGCGACAACGCCTGGGTGAAATTGCCGGAAGACAGCCTGAGCGAACATTGCATGGACGAACGTGTGCAATGGGAGTTGGTCGTGGAAGGCCACCTGTACACCTACGACCCGGATTTGGAAACCCAGCCACCCGTATTAGTGTTTTCACCCAGTGGTGAAGCTACTCCGGTAGAAATGGCGCTGTTTGAGCAAGGCACAGGCACCAACACCGAGGCGCAACATATCGAGATCGACATGATGGGCAACAGTCATTGGCGTGAAGAAGACGAAGCCCAAAAAAGTAATGAAGCCGTGCGATGA
- the gspG gene encoding type II secretion system major pseudopilin GspG: MRYSGLANKSGLLSPSRQSGFTLIEIMVVVIIIGLLASVAVPTVLDRMEQARTQKARADFKSLQTALKLYRIDNFTYPTSDQGLDALVNKPTLAPVPRNWKTGGYLDQMQLDPWDRPYLYMSPGEGHDYDIYTLGADGVSGGDGPNADLSIWDQAEKTE, from the coding sequence ATGCGTTACTCAGGTTTAGCGAATAAGTCAGGGTTATTATCCCCAAGCCGCCAAAGCGGTTTTACCCTTATCGAAATCATGGTGGTGGTCATTATCATCGGCTTGCTGGCAAGCGTTGCAGTGCCCACGGTACTTGATCGTATGGAGCAAGCACGCACGCAAAAAGCCCGTGCAGATTTCAAATCCCTGCAAACGGCCCTGAAGTTGTATCGCATTGATAACTTCACCTATCCAACCAGTGATCAGGGTTTGGATGCTTTAGTCAACAAACCTACTTTGGCCCCGGTTCCTCGCAACTGGAAAACCGGCGGCTACCTTGACCAAATGCAGTTAGACCCGTGGGATCGCCCATACCTCTATATGAGTCCGGGCGAAGGTCACGACTATGATATTTACACCCTGGGTGCCGATGGCGTCAGCGGTGGCGATGGCCCCAATGCCGACCTCAGCATTTGGGATCAAGCTGAAAAAACCGAATAA
- the mscL gene encoding large-conductance mechanosensitive channel protein MscL — MSILKEFKEFAVKGNVVDLAVGIIIGAAFGKIVTSVVADVIMPPIGLLIGGVDFSDLVITLKAAEGASPAVVISIGKFLQTVIDFTIIAFAVFLLIKVINKVKAKEPAAVVTPPQELLLTEIRDLLRDKK, encoded by the coding sequence ATGAGCATTCTAAAAGAATTTAAAGAATTTGCCGTTAAAGGTAACGTAGTGGATTTGGCAGTCGGTATTATCATTGGTGCCGCCTTCGGAAAGATTGTGACCTCAGTGGTGGCCGATGTAATTATGCCGCCCATAGGTCTACTCATTGGCGGTGTTGATTTCAGCGATTTGGTTATCACCCTCAAGGCAGCCGAAGGTGCGAGCCCGGCAGTTGTGATTTCGATTGGCAAGTTTTTACAAACCGTTATTGATTTCACCATTATTGCATTTGCGGTTTTCCTGTTGATCAAAGTCATTAATAAAGTTAAAGCGAAAGAACCGGCCGCTGTTGTGACCCCGCCGCAAGAGTTGTTGCTTACCGAGATCCGCGATTTGCTGCGCGATAAAAAATAG
- the gspF gene encoding type II secretion system inner membrane protein GspF — protein MGAYSYKALNEAGKTVKGILEADSERHVRSQLRAKKLKPLEVENAHSQAEKTGDDSINLSGWRKRLASRLSPRDLSIITRQLASLVRSGLPLDEALHATGKQAHKPNIKRIVLGVRTKVLEGFSLAQALGENPVAFNDMYRALVRAGESSGYLGPVLERLADYTQSSQQIQARIKMAMIYPIVLLLISLGVITALMAFVVPKLVGIFAHSHHELPFLTKVLISVSGFIVNYGVFIVIAVVGLVFGLRKLLKVEANLRVWHRMQLRLPVIGELVRQINAARFAATLSLLSSSGVPLLQALTIAGQVMSNRILQDSCEQVVGAVREGSSLARAMDNAGTFPPLLVQLVSSGEANGTLAQQLDNAAKDQERELEMVLGMAMGLLEPLTIVFMGFSVCLIVMAILQPIFQMNSLV, from the coding sequence ATGGGCGCCTACAGCTACAAAGCACTTAACGAAGCGGGTAAAACCGTTAAGGGCATTTTAGAAGCCGATTCCGAACGCCATGTTCGCAGCCAACTGCGCGCCAAAAAACTCAAACCACTAGAAGTTGAAAACGCCCACAGCCAAGCTGAAAAAACTGGCGACGATAGCATTAATCTTTCTGGCTGGCGCAAGCGCTTGGCAAGCCGGTTGAGCCCGCGCGATTTAAGTATTATTACCCGCCAACTGGCATCTCTAGTGCGCTCCGGTTTGCCGTTGGATGAAGCCTTACATGCAACCGGCAAGCAGGCGCACAAGCCCAATATCAAACGCATCGTATTGGGTGTGCGCACCAAGGTACTGGAAGGTTTTAGTTTGGCGCAGGCATTGGGGGAGAACCCCGTTGCCTTCAACGATATGTACCGCGCATTGGTACGCGCAGGCGAGAGTTCCGGTTATTTGGGGCCGGTGTTAGAGCGTTTGGCTGATTACACCCAGAGCAGCCAGCAAATTCAGGCGCGTATCAAAATGGCGATGATTTACCCCATAGTGCTGCTCTTGATCAGCTTGGGGGTGATTACTGCGTTAATGGCCTTTGTGGTGCCCAAATTGGTGGGGATTTTTGCCCACAGCCATCATGAATTGCCATTCCTCACCAAGGTACTCATCAGTGTGAGCGGGTTTATCGTTAATTATGGTGTGTTCATTGTAATCGCCGTTGTCGGCCTGGTATTTGGCTTGCGCAAATTGCTAAAGGTGGAGGCCAATCTGCGTGTTTGGCATCGCATGCAACTGCGCTTGCCAGTGATTGGTGAATTGGTTCGCCAGATCAATGCAGCGCGTTTTGCCGCTACCTTGAGTTTGTTGTCATCCAGTGGTGTTCCTTTATTGCAAGCCCTGACGATTGCCGGGCAGGTAATGAGCAACCGTATTTTGCAGGATTCTTGCGAGCAGGTTGTAGGCGCTGTGCGCGAAGGTAGTAGTCTGGCGCGGGCGATGGATAATGCGGGCACTTTCCCACCATTATTGGTCCAGCTGGTATCAAGCGGCGAAGCTAACGGCACCCTGGCGCAGCAATTGGATAATGCCGCCAAAGACCAGGAGCGTGAGCTGGAAATGGTTTTGGGTATGGCGATGGGGCTGCTTGAACCCCTCACCATCGTTTTTATGGGTTTTTCGGTGTGCCTGATCGTAATGGCGATTTTGCAGCCGATCTTCCAAATGAACTCACTTGTTTAA
- the gspD gene encoding type II secretion system secretin GspD, with product MKAKFVKSVLFLAVLSMTGTLIAAEPKPVVPEQTWTVSFKDVDIVEVVKFVQEVTGKPIIVDPKVRGPIRVMASKPMNKKELYDLFLAALDVHGFTAFESDGVVRVVVNREARNLPIPNEQAVTSRNDGYITQIIQLNNISAAKVLAAIRPLVPQYAHLTAYEPSNALIISDTRANIARINDLILQMDKAAVLATDVMQLRYAQAAEVVAMITQLEKPDPNRGVTTSPPIVVADKRINAVVISGDEMSRQRIKGLVESLDRPQTRNSNVRVFYLKYAKAADVAKVLTGMSQGQGGAAKPGESGNSQTNVQADEATNSLLVTADSDNMQSLVSVIEQLDIRRAQVLVEAIIVEIQNNANKDMGIQWMYADTKKGFGTSNDGSATLAGLGEGALNIRSSDPKVYDTGVAQLAKGLSTVNGQAFGTAFLGERTTFIGLLKLLQEDSGTNILSTPNLLTTDNTKAKISVGQKVPFKQGSYTQTGTGTGTGSIGSPYTTFQREDVGITLEVTPHINEGNSVVLDIDQEVSSISNISSADGIITNQRKIKTQILTADGQTVVLGGLIKDDIQTGATRVPLLGSIPVMGHLFRTQTSKKVKTNLLVFIRATVLRDDEMLVGATAEKYSAIRDVQLQNRRSQKELVDSKSIPVLPDLHDKPLPPPEPKAKVTEPATPIEATPAPVQAPVKSE from the coding sequence GTGAAAGCTAAATTCGTTAAAAGTGTTCTGTTTCTGGCCGTGCTTAGCATGACTGGAACGCTCATAGCTGCAGAGCCCAAGCCTGTAGTGCCGGAGCAAACCTGGACAGTCAGCTTTAAAGACGTAGATATAGTTGAAGTGGTCAAGTTTGTTCAGGAAGTTACCGGCAAGCCGATTATTGTAGACCCCAAGGTGCGCGGTCCAATTCGGGTTATGGCCAGCAAGCCGATGAATAAAAAGGAGCTCTACGATTTATTTTTAGCGGCTTTGGATGTGCACGGTTTTACCGCCTTTGAAAGCGACGGTGTAGTGCGTGTGGTTGTGAACCGTGAGGCGCGTAATTTACCTATTCCCAACGAACAAGCTGTTACCTCCAGAAATGACGGCTATATCACCCAAATTATCCAACTCAATAATATTAGCGCTGCCAAAGTTCTTGCCGCTATTCGTCCGCTGGTTCCGCAATACGCACATCTCACGGCTTACGAGCCCAGCAATGCGCTAATCATCAGCGACACACGCGCCAATATCGCTCGTATCAATGATTTGATTTTGCAAATGGATAAGGCCGCCGTTCTGGCGACAGATGTTATGCAGTTGCGCTATGCGCAGGCTGCCGAAGTGGTCGCTATGATCACGCAACTGGAAAAACCGGACCCTAACCGCGGTGTTACCACCTCGCCACCTATTGTAGTGGCGGACAAGCGTATTAATGCGGTGGTGATTAGCGGTGACGAAATGTCGCGCCAGCGCATCAAGGGTTTGGTAGAAAGCCTTGATCGCCCACAAACCCGCAACTCCAACGTGCGTGTGTTTTATCTCAAATACGCAAAAGCTGCTGATGTTGCCAAGGTCTTAACTGGCATGTCACAGGGGCAAGGTGGTGCTGCTAAACCGGGTGAGAGCGGCAACAGCCAAACCAATGTGCAAGCGGACGAAGCGACCAACTCTTTGTTGGTGACGGCAGATAGCGACAACATGCAATCGCTGGTTTCTGTTATTGAGCAGCTGGATATTCGCCGCGCGCAAGTGTTGGTTGAAGCGATTATTGTGGAGATACAAAACAACGCTAACAAAGACATGGGTATCCAATGGATGTATGCGGATACTAAAAAGGGCTTTGGAACCTCCAATGATGGCAGTGCGACTTTAGCTGGTTTGGGTGAAGGCGCGTTGAACATAAGAAGTTCAGATCCAAAAGTCTATGACACCGGCGTGGCACAGTTGGCAAAGGGGCTTTCAACGGTTAATGGACAGGCTTTCGGCACTGCATTTTTGGGTGAGCGAACCACTTTTATCGGCTTGTTGAAGTTGTTGCAGGAAGATAGCGGCACCAACATTTTGTCTACGCCGAACTTGCTAACCACAGATAACACCAAGGCCAAAATTTCCGTTGGCCAAAAAGTCCCGTTCAAGCAAGGTTCGTACACGCAAACAGGTACAGGTACGGGAACTGGTTCAATCGGTAGTCCGTACACGACTTTCCAGCGTGAGGATGTGGGTATTACCTTAGAGGTCACGCCGCATATCAACGAAGGAAATAGTGTGGTGCTGGACATTGATCAAGAGGTATCGAGCATTTCCAATATTTCCAGTGCAGACGGAATTATCACTAACCAACGCAAAATCAAAACCCAGATTCTTACGGCCGACGGCCAAACAGTGGTCTTGGGCGGTTTGATTAAAGATGACATCCAGACCGGCGCAACCCGCGTTCCGCTGCTGGGTAGCATTCCGGTAATGGGGCATTTGTTCCGCACCCAAACCAGCAAAAAAGTAAAAACCAATTTGCTAGTGTTTATTCGTGCAACTGTGCTGCGTGATGACGAAATGCTGGTGGGTGCGACCGCAGAAAAATACAGCGCAATTCGCGATGTCCAGCTACAGAACCGTCGCTCGCAAAAAGAGCTGGTAGATTCCAAATCAATTCCGGTATTGCCTGACTTGCACGATAAACCCTTGCCTCCACCAGAGCCCAAAGCCAAGGTTACCGAGCCAGCAACGCCTATAGAGGCAACTCCTGCTCCCGTGCAAGCCCCGGTTAAGAGTGAATGA
- a CDS encoding CPXCG motif-containing cysteine-rich protein produces the protein MSFLEECASYCPYCGEPISMLVDTSCEEQTYAEDCEVCCRPIIVNAWVDEDGSASVSLQREDD, from the coding sequence ATGAGTTTCCTTGAAGAGTGCGCAAGTTATTGCCCTTATTGCGGCGAACCTATTTCAATGTTGGTTGATACTTCCTGCGAAGAGCAAACTTACGCTGAAGATTGCGAGGTTTGCTGTCGTCCCATAATTGTAAATGCATGGGTGGATGAAGACGGCAGTGCGAGTGTGAGTTTGCAGCGTGAGGACGATTGA
- the ubiD gene encoding 4-hydroxy-3-polyprenylbenzoate decarboxylase: MKYKDLRDFIALLEERGQLKRITQEIDPNLEMTEICDRTLRAGGPALLFENPKGFSVPVLGNLFGTPERVALGMGQESVSALREVGQLLAFLKEPEPPKGFKDAWDKIPVFKQVLNMAPKVLSKAPCQEFVLEGDAVDLDKLPIQTCWPGDAGPLVTWPLVVTRGPHKERQNLGIYRMQKIGKNRLIMRWLSHRGGALDFREFQIKNPGQNFPVAVALGADPATILGAVTPVPDTLSEYGFAGLLRGDKTEVIKCIGNDLQVPASAEFILEGFIAPNDLAPEGPFGDHTGYYNEVDNFPVFTVERITHRKDPIYHSTYTGRPPDEPAILGVALNEVFVPILQKQFPEIVDFYLPPEGCSYRMAVVTMKKQYPGHAKRVMMGVWSFLRQFMYTKFVIVTDDDVNARDWNDVIWAMTTRMDPARDTVMIENTPIDYLDFASPVSGLGSKVGFDATNKWPGETTREWGVPIEMDSSVKARVDALWDSLGIELPKTN; encoded by the coding sequence ATGAAATATAAAGATCTCCGCGATTTTATTGCGCTGCTGGAAGAGCGTGGTCAGCTCAAACGCATCACGCAAGAAATTGATCCCAATCTTGAAATGACCGAAATCTGCGATCGCACTTTGCGCGCAGGTGGCCCTGCTTTATTGTTTGAAAACCCAAAAGGTTTTTCTGTTCCTGTGCTGGGGAATTTATTCGGTACACCCGAGCGCGTTGCTTTGGGTATGGGGCAGGAATCTGTTTCTGCATTGCGTGAAGTGGGGCAACTGCTTGCGTTCCTGAAAGAGCCTGAACCGCCAAAAGGTTTTAAAGATGCCTGGGATAAAATCCCGGTCTTTAAACAAGTATTGAATATGGCTCCCAAGGTATTGAGCAAAGCGCCGTGTCAGGAATTTGTGCTGGAAGGAGATGCTGTAGATTTGGATAAGCTGCCGATTCAAACATGCTGGCCGGGCGATGCTGGTCCGCTAGTAACATGGCCCTTGGTGGTTACGCGCGGGCCGCACAAAGAGAGGCAAAATCTCGGCATTTACCGTATGCAAAAAATTGGTAAAAACCGTTTGATTATGCGCTGGCTTTCGCATCGCGGTGGCGCGTTGGATTTTCGCGAATTTCAAATTAAAAATCCGGGGCAAAATTTTCCCGTTGCAGTTGCCTTGGGCGCAGACCCCGCAACAATTCTCGGTGCAGTAACGCCAGTTCCCGATACGCTTTCTGAATATGGTTTTGCGGGATTGTTGCGCGGCGATAAAACGGAAGTTATTAAATGTATCGGCAATGATTTGCAGGTGCCTGCATCCGCAGAATTTATTCTGGAAGGTTTTATTGCTCCCAATGATCTGGCACCTGAAGGTCCTTTTGGCGATCACACCGGCTATTACAACGAGGTTGATAATTTCCCGGTGTTTACGGTTGAGCGAATTACACATCGCAAAGATCCTATTTATCACAGCACTTATACGGGTCGTCCGCCCGATGAACCTGCAATTCTTGGTGTTGCGCTCAACGAAGTGTTTGTGCCGATTTTGCAAAAACAATTTCCGGAAATTGTCGATTTTTATTTGCCACCGGAAGGTTGTTCCTACCGCATGGCAGTTGTCACCATGAAAAAACAATATCCCGGTCATGCCAAGCGCGTGATGATGGGAGTGTGGAGTTTCCTGCGGCAATTCATGTACACCAAATTTGTCATAGTCACCGACGATGATGTGAACGCGCGTGATTGGAACGATGTGATTTGGGCGATGACCACGCGCATGGATCCTGCGCGCGACACGGTCATGATTGAAAATACACCAATTGATTATTTGGATTTTGCATCGCCAGTCTCTGGTTTGGGCTCAAAAGTTGGCTTTGATGCAACCAACAAATGGCCCGGAGAAACAACCCGCGAATGGGGCGTGCCTATTGAAATGGATAGCTCTGTGAAAGCTCGGGTAGATGCTTTATGGGATTCGCTCGGTATCGAGTTGCCTAAAACTAATTGA
- the rho gene encoding transcription termination factor Rho, with translation MNLTDLKLKPIEELIDIAREMGLESLARSRKQDIIFNILKRHAKGGEDIYGDGVLEILVDGFGFLRSADSSYLAGPDDIYVSPSQIRRFNLRTGDTISGKIRPPKEGERYFALLKVNEINFDKPENSRNKILFENLTPLFPDERLLLEAGNGSTEDLTGRIIDLIAPIGKGQRGLIVAPPKAGKTIMMQNIAQAITRNNPECHLIVLLIDERPEEVTEMQRSVRGEVVASTFDEPPSRHVQVADMVIERAKRLVEHKKDVIILLDSVTRLARAYNTVIPSSGKVLTGGVDAHALERPKRFFGAARNIEEGGSLSIIATALVDTGSKMDEVIYEEFKGTGNLELHLDRKIAEKRIYPAINVRRSGTRREDLLMKEDELQRAWILRRLLNDMEDVAATEFLLDKLKDFKTNDEFFMSMKRK, from the coding sequence ATGAATCTTACCGACTTAAAACTTAAACCCATCGAAGAACTTATTGATATCGCGCGTGAAATGGGGCTTGAAAGCCTGGCGCGTTCGCGTAAACAAGATATTATTTTTAATATCCTCAAACGCCACGCCAAGGGCGGCGAAGATATTTACGGCGATGGTGTTTTAGAAATCCTGGTTGATGGCTTTGGCTTTTTGCGTTCTGCCGATTCGTCTTACCTTGCTGGTCCTGATGATATTTATGTATCGCCCAGCCAAATTCGCCGTTTTAACTTGCGCACCGGCGATACCATTTCCGGTAAAATTCGCCCGCCAAAAGAAGGCGAACGTTATTTTGCATTGTTGAAAGTTAATGAAATTAATTTCGACAAACCAGAAAACTCCCGCAACAAAATTCTGTTTGAAAACCTCACGCCATTATTCCCCGACGAGCGTCTTTTGCTTGAAGCCGGTAACGGTTCTACCGAAGATTTGACAGGTCGTATCATCGATTTGATTGCGCCAATCGGTAAGGGTCAGCGCGGTTTGATTGTTGCGCCGCCAAAAGCCGGTAAAACCATCATGATGCAGAATATTGCGCAGGCGATTACGCGCAATAATCCAGAATGCCATTTGATTGTATTGCTGATTGACGAACGTCCGGAAGAAGTTACAGAAATGCAGCGCTCGGTGCGCGGTGAAGTAGTGGCTTCAACCTTTGACGAGCCACCATCACGTCACGTACAAGTTGCCGATATGGTAATTGAGCGCGCGAAACGTTTGGTTGAGCACAAAAAAGACGTAATCATTTTGCTCGATTCGGTAACGCGTTTGGCGCGTGCATACAACACCGTAATTCCTTCATCAGGCAAGGTATTAACCGGTGGTGTGGATGCGCATGCACTTGAGCGTCCAAAGCGTTTCTTCGGTGCTGCACGTAATATCGAGGAAGGTGGTAGCTTGAGTATTATCGCTACTGCACTCGTAGATACCGGCTCCAAAATGGACGAAGTTATTTACGAAGAATTTAAAGGTACAGGTAACCTTGAATTGCATTTAGATCGTAAAATTGCTGAAAAACGTATTTATCCTGCGATCAATGTGCGTCGTTCCGGTACTCGCCGTGAAGACTTGTTGATGAAAGAAGATGAGTTGCAACGCGCGTGGATTTTGCGTCGCTTGTTGAATGATATGGAAGACGTTGCGGCAACAGAGTTCCTGTTAGATAAACTCAAAGATTTCAAAACCAACGATGAATTCTTCATGTCGATGAAGCGTAAATAA
- the trxA gene encoding thioredoxin TrxA, translating to MSSDAIVHVSDASFAQDVLSADLPVLVDFWAAWCGPCKMIAPILDDLAEQYAGKVKIAKVDVDANKEVPGKFGIRGIPTLILFKNGEPAATKVGALSKAQLVEFINSSI from the coding sequence ATGAGTAGCGATGCAATTGTTCATGTAAGTGATGCCAGTTTTGCACAAGACGTATTGAGTGCAGATCTTCCTGTATTGGTGGATTTCTGGGCGGCCTGGTGTGGTCCGTGCAAAATGATTGCCCCTATTCTTGATGATTTGGCTGAGCAATATGCGGGCAAAGTTAAAATTGCCAAGGTCGATGTTGATGCCAACAAAGAAGTGCCAGGCAAGTTCGGTATCCGTGGTATTCCTACCCTGATTCTGTTCAAAAATGGCGAGCCAGCTGCCACGAAAGTAGGCGCATTGTCTAAAGCACAATTGGTTGAGTTTATAAATAGCTCAATCTAA